GGGCAAGGTGGTTATCTGCGACCGCTTCTACGACTCCACCACTGCCTACCAGGGCTACGGACGCCAGCTCGACTTAGCTACGGTGATGCAGGCCAATCGCATCGGCGCCTGCGGGCTGGTGCCTGATCTGACCGTCCTCCTCGATTTGGACGTCGAGGTGGCGCTGCAAAGAAAAGGACGCCTCGCCCTGGACCGCCTGGAGCAGGAGGAGCGTGCATTCCACGAGCGGGTGCGGCAGGGATACCTGGCATTGGCGCGAGCGGAACCAGATCGGGTGAAAGTTGTTCAAGGCGATAGAGCTGTCGGCACCATCGCCGAAGAGATTCGGCAACTGGTGACGGCAGTGGTGGTGGGGTAGTTGCGCGTGGTTCTCTTGTGTGGAGGTGCATAATGAGCACCAAAAAGCAAGTTCTCCTCATCGTGGCGCTCATCCTGGTGACCGTGGGAGTCAGCGGCTGGCTCTCCACGGTGGTGGGCAACCGCGGACCGGACTACAACGAAGACTTGCGCAGAAGCATCCTCCTGTTCAGCAATGTGTACGAGTCCGTGGTGCAGCGCTACATCGAGGAGGTCGACCCAGAAAAGTGTGTGCAGGCCGCCATCGACGGCATGCTGGAGCGCCTCGACCCGTACACCGTGTACCTGAAGGCTGAGGAG
This window of the Calditrichota bacterium genome carries:
- a CDS encoding dTMP kinase, with protein sequence MLITFEGIDGAGKSVQAEALRQWLETVKQRAVLLLRDPGTSPIAEQIRRILLDPANGAMSPWTELLLYEAARAQLVEECIKPALAQGKVVICDRFYDSTTAYQGYGRQLDLATVMQANRIGACGLVPDLTVLLDLDVEVALQRKGRLALDRLEQEERAFHERVRQGYLALARAEPDRVKVVQGDRAVGTIAEEIRQLVTAVVVG